The genomic DNA ACGGGTAAAAGTaaatcagtgaaaaaataaaacaccaaaGAAGAGGAGTAATCAGAGAGAAAATCGAATTATGAGGGATGGCAGTAGGGATGGGGTgggggcagggtgggcagggggagagGATGCCCTCCATACCCCACCAGGGGGTGGGTGCCCAAACCCGGGTGGGTGCCCAGCTCTGGATGGGTGTCCGGCCTCAGATGGGTGTGCAGCTCCAGGTGTGTGTccagccccaggtgtgtgtccagccccaggtgtgtgtcCAGTCCCAGATGTGTGTccagccccaggtgtgtgtccagccccaggtgtgtgtcCAGCCCCAGATGTGCAGTATccagccccaggtgtgtgtcCAGCCCCAGGTGTGCCATGTCCAGCCCCAGATGTGTGTccagccccaggtgtgtgtccagccccaggtgtgtgtccagccctgggtgtgtgtccagccccaggtgtgtgtccagccccaggtgtgtgtcCAGCTCCAGAtgtgtgtccagccctgggtgtgtgtccagccccaggtgtgtgtccagccccaggtgtgtgtccagccccaggtgtgtgtccagctccaggtgtgtgtccagccccaggtgtgtgtccagccctgggtgtgtgtCCAGCCCCAGATGTGTGTCCAGCTCCAGGTGTGTGTCCAGCTCCAGATGTGTGTccagccccaggtgtgtgtcCAGCCCCAGATGTGTGTCCAGCCCCAGGTGtgccgtgtccagccccaggtgtgtatccagccccaggtgtgtgtcCAGCCCCAGGTGTGTATCCAGCCCGAGGTGTGCCATGTCCAGCCCCAGATGTGTGTCCAGCCCCAGGTGTTCTGTGTCCAGCCCCAGATGTGTATCCAGCCCCAGATGTGTATCCAGCCCCAGATGTGTATCCAGCCCCAGGTGTGTATCCAGCCCGAGGTGTGCCATGTCCAGCCCCAGATGTGTGTCCAGCCCCAGGTGTTCTGTGTCCAGCCCCAGATGTGTATCCAGCCCCAGGTGTGTATCCAGCCCCAGGTGTGCCATGTccagccccaggtgtgtgtcCAGCCCCAGATGTGCAGtatccagccccagctgtgccatgtccagccccaggtgtgtgtccagccccaggtgtgtgtcCAGCCCCAGATGTGCAGtatccagccccagctgtgccatgTCCAGCCCCAGATGTGTGTCCAGCCCCAGATGTGCAGtgtccagccccagctgtgccgTGTCCAGCTCCAGGTGTGTGTCCAGCTCCAGATGTGTGTccagccccaggtgtgtgtcCAGCCCCAGATGTGCAGtgtccagccccagctgtgccgTGTCCAGCCCCGGGGGTGTCCAGCCCGCCCTGGGTCCCAGCTCCCCGGGTCTCCGGGCAGGCTCAGCCGTGCTggagccgcagccccggctCAGCGCCAGCTCGGGGTGAGGGCAGTGCCCTCCCGGCCCTCATTACCCATTAACGAGCCCAGGGGAGCCTCCGGGTCACCGGGCACCTGCCCACGTCCCCAGCCCAGCGGAGCCTCCAGGTCACCGGGCACCTGCCCAcgtccccagcccagcctgggagtGCTGAGCGCTTTTCGGGAGcgctgagccctgccggggcttCCTCCCGcactcttcctcctctccctcctgcagtGGGGTCTGCTGGCTCCTGCGTTCCAGGGAGGGTCACAACCaacctgtccccagggccagggACACTAAGGGTGGTCCCCGGCTCCACAGAGTCCCCACACGAGCTCCAGGGACCATTCCAGGACAGGCAGAAAGGCGGGGCTCTGATCCCGGACCACCCCGACCccgaccccctccccaaacgCCCCTCAGTCAACTGGGAGGGGTCTGAGCCCTGCTCCGACTTCACTTTCCCGGGAGCGTTCCCTTAAAATATGAGCTGGGAAAACATCAGCATGTGGGTTAAAACCCCAGGGAAGAGTGCAGATAACGGGTTTTAACCAAAATCACTTTGTCTGGCCACAAAATGGCCTCTGGCCACCTAAATCCTGCAGCAGTTCCTTGGCCAAAACCCTGTCCTGGAGCCTCCGTGCCCCAGGAACCGCGGCCCCGGGGCCTTTCCGCCGCTTCTGCCCCGTCAGCAGCTCTGCGGTGCCCGCGGCCGCGCTGGGGAGGGCTCCCAGGGTGGGCAGAGCTCTCTGGGGGCTCCTGACAGGGGTCTCAGGACATCTGGGGGGGTCTCCGAGTGCTCGGGAGGTTTTGGGGTAGCAGGATGAGCCggaggtgtcccagccctgccaatgCCACAAGCAGCAGggacctggggacccccaggacccccggggTGGGTGCTGGTGCCCATAGTCTGGGCTGCTCCAAGTCTCAGGAGCCTCTTGCTGATGCTTTCCCCTCCCACCATCCAtctttcccccccaaatcccccgtTCTCATCCCATCAGAGCAGCTTTTTGCAGTACAAGCACCCACTCGGGACCTCAGGGTGCCACCACCCTCCGTGCCCCCCACAATCCCAGAGTGGGGGGTTCTCTTCTACCCTGCCCTACGAGTGCTGAGGGACAGGGATGTAGCTCCATGTGGGGGGCTGAGAGCAGGTTTTGCCCCCCCAGATtgcaggggctggggatggaggctgcCCGGGCCAGGGaatcacatccctgctcccacatGGGAGCAACAGGACGGGGAAAAGGCCACCAGCTGGGAAGATGAGGGGCAGAGGGACCTTCCTGGCCAGAACCCGAGGGCAGGGAGACAGAGATTGgctttttccctgcattttccAGGTGCTTTTTCAGCACACAGAGTAGCCAGAAAAAGTCAGGGATGAGGTGCCAAGTCAGGATGTGGGGTGTGAGTACAGAGGGGGTGGGTGCTGGTGCTCCTCACACCCCCCAGCAGCCCGGGATGCTCCCacctctgccccacagctctgccataGCTTCAAGCTGCCATCATTCGGCTCCAGGCACCCTCTCCTGTGCAGCTGTGGAGCTGCCTGGAGCATCCTGGAGCATGCTGGATCATCCTGGAGCATGCTGGAGCATCCTGGAGCATGCTGGATCATCCTGGAGCCGGGCAGGGACTCGCTGCCCTCAGCACCCCCAAACCCGGGCATGGTGCCCACCCCTGAGAGCAACCTCCGGCCTCAAATACCCCCCCAAATCTGACCATAATGATGGTGGCACCGATCCAGCAGGATATATATAGGtcccacttccctgggaaggggaTGTGGAGCTGGGAAACCCccggctgctgctggggagaggaaGGGCTGGGCTGAGTCAGCTCCCCTCGAGGAATCCTGTTTGTCAGCAAacaaggcagcagctcagccctggcacTCGCAAAACGCTCCCGGGTCCCCTCCTGCCCTTGCCACCCCCTCGGATGAGCGATGGGGGTGTTCACCCTGCACACCCCATCGGCTGGTGGGGACTCAGGATGGGCTGGGAGCCTCCTGGCATCCCCCAGGAGATGCTGGATCTGTGCAGGGGAGCGGGACACGGGGGTCCCCTGCTCCTGGAAAGAAGGAAGGGGAGCCGGGGGAGTGGCGGGGGGGAAGGAAATGCCTCCTCCATTGCTGTCACTCCAAGAAAAGTACTCCAGGAAACTTTGCCTCAAGTGTGTTTGCTTTAAACAGCTGCTTCCCAACCATTCACAGAGATTTTGGGGgtgcctggagctgccagcggcgccagcaggagctggggcaggaaggATGGATGCGTGCCTCTGCCCTCATTCCAGTGGCCATCAACTCCTACATGCACCCACAGGGAAACAGGACAGGGCAACACCACCAGAGCCAGCCCCCCGTCACCCCCCTCAGGGAcctcagggctgggacaggcgAGTCACAAGCTCCAGGCCCCCCTTGCATCCCAGACTTAAACCAAGCTACACCTCTctgtttattaataatattaaatatacaagtggttttccattattttctttaaatagacttttaaatgcctttgtataaaatatttcaggatttcattgtataaaaaaaacacaacaaacccaccccaaaaccaacaaaaaaccccctaaccaaacaacaacaaataaaaaggcaaaataaatccGACATGGGTAAAGGCAAGTTTTCTCCCCCAGGAGAAGCTCCTCCACAGTGTAAACTGGTGACTTACACCACCAGGAGTTCGGCCCCAGACTTCCTGCTGCATCAGGGCTTTTATCCTGATTTACACCAGTCCCTCGCCTGGGAACCCCCTCCTCCTGCCACtcataaatacacacacatatatatatatatttatatatataaaccccAAATTAATAGTGatgctttctttaaaaacagtTGGGTTTGTCCATATTTTCATCcttcatataaaaataatacttgAAACTCCCAGAGCAGCGCAGGCCATGCTTCATCCGGGGCTGGAGGGAGCCGTTGGATTttggagcatctccagggcTGGTGCGTCCCAAACCAGGCTCTTCCCAAAGCCCGGGAGTGGGGCTGTGCCAAGAAGCCCCGGGGTGCCCAGCTGGGGCAGTTCCAGCTCTTACACCCACGTGGATCCCatctttcccatccccattcccttCTCCAAAGCACAGTCACCAAAGAAACGGAATCCCAGCGAGGCCAGCTCGTGGTGAGGACCCTGCGAGGGGCACACGGCCCCCCCAGAACACTTGTGCAGGATAAAGACTTTCATCcactctatttaaaaaaaaaaaataagcccTAACAacaggaggatggggagggactgggacgGTGCCAAGggtcaccccaaacccagccccatGCAGGGACACGGGCACAGGTGTTTAAATATTCACAGTGTGAGGGTTTGAGTTGCAAGTCAGGGCTGGGTGTCTCAGGACTGGCCCCCAAGGAATTCAGGATGCTCCAGTTGAAGCCTCAGGAAAGGCAGGGTGAAGGGGGCGATGGGAGCTGCTCCAAAcccaggctgctgggatggGAGAAGAGCCAGAGGATCTGGGGAGCCGATCCCCTCCATCTTCATCCAGCGCTGGCCGTGTCCAGGTGGGATCTGTCATCCCACATCCATCATCTCCACATCCAGCGTCTCCATCGTCCTGCTGGGCACCGCAGCGTCACAGCAAAGCCTGCGGTCAcggtcccttccagcccttcaCTTCCCGGTGCCCGGGGGTCCCACTCAGGGCACATCCCCCCATCCTTTTGTCCCTGCCAGGGAGTTTTTTGCCGTCTCTGGCCACCGGCACGGGGCAAGGGAAGAGGGAGCGTCAGCATCACGGTGGGATCGCGGCAAGGCTGGCGCGTGCCAGCCCTCCTTCCATCCGGATCCATCCCCCGAGCAGCTTCACATCCTGCCTGGGGCCCTGGGAAAAGGAGCAGAGAgatgagcaggagctggggctctGCCAGGGAGGGCAGCGTGGGGAGAAACACAcgaaaaccacaggaaaaaaatactatgtATATTAAGCAAGTGCCAGTAATGGATTAACGAGCTGCGAAACCACATGCTGGCAGCGCTGGGGCGCAGACCTGCTCCTGTCCGTGTCTTCCCACCCAGAATTTCCTGCCCAAGGTCAGCAACAATGGGGACAGTCCAGGGACACGATGCTGTCCTCACAGCTTGCACCGGAGCCCTTCAAGGTCCCACCCGGCCCCTGATCACCTCAGAGATCCTGAGTCTCCAGCTCTGAACACTCCCTTGCTCCCTGCAGCGCCCTGTGACAGAAAGATGAGGGGTTTAGAGCAGGGTCGGCCAGggtgggggtccccaaagccccctcaCGCAGGATGCTGTCACACCCACCTCCTCTCCGGCTCCTCGGGGTCGCAGCCTCCATCTTCCAGCGGCCGCCCCAGGACCTGCGTGGAgggagggaaatggggagatgagccctgggaaaggggaggaggCTGCAGTGGCAGAGCAGCAAATCTCCCAAATAACAAATCCTCCCACCACACTCAGCAACACCAATTGTCCCCCAGTCTGAAAATTatgggggaaatggggctcAACCCACACTGGCCAAGAGACaagaggggaaactgaggcaggagagACTCGTGGTGCCCGGGGAGGAGGCGAGGTGGAGGTCTTACCCTGGATTTATACTTGTAGAAGAGCAGCCCTCCCGTGGCCAGCAGGACGGCCACCACACTGGCCACTGTAATGTAGATGAGAGGCTCCTGTCGGCCCTCCCTGGCGGGCGGCTCCTTCCTGCGCTGCTCTGCGCCCAGAACAAAGCCAGAGTCAAAGCTGGGCCCGGGCCCGCCGCCATCCTCGGGGCCCCGCAGCCGgctcagcccccagccccacgccCTGTCCCTGGGGTGGCCCGGGGCTCGCAGCTCTGGGGCCATCCTGGAGAAGCGGAGCTGTGTGACGGGCTCGGACGCTGCCTCGGGACGGATCCTGGCTCCGCCGCCCGTCGAGCCAGCGCTGGGCGATGCTGTCGGAGGGGTGGTGCTGAGCCCGCCGGGCTGATCCGGGAGGATGGAGCCTCCCCACTGCTGGCCTGGATCCTGCGGCAGGTGCCCGGTGCCCCACTCCACCAGCTCTCCATCCCCACGGAGGACGGGGATGTCACCCAGTGCCAGGCTCAGCGTCCCGGCCGGATCCTGGAGGGCTTCGGCACtgctggctggagctgtctgcttCATCCCGGGGGCCAACGCCAGCGCTGTGTCACCTACCCCGGCACCCAGGACCTCCTCGGTCCCTGAGCCCCCGTCCGTGCTACTGGGGGGCTGAGATGGGGCCTCTAAGTCAGCGAGGGTGGCATGGAGGAGGCTGGAGGGGACCCGGCTGCTAGCGGGTGCCATGTCCCTGCCAGCGGCAGCAGAGAGGGAGGGCTGGGTGGCagaagggagggcaggggacaggcaaTTGCAGTCAGGATCTGTCCCCACACCtgaaagaaggagagagaagagacAGCCGTGGGGTCACCAGCCTCCAAGAGGGGCACAGCCAGCAGATCTGAGGTCGGGGGCACTGTCCCCGTCcctccccgcagccccgggcgAGCGGGTCAAACAGCCCCTCAGGAACTGGGAGAGccagggagaggcagggaaCAGGCgggggcaggcagggcagcGCGAGGCTGACAAGCAGCAGGTGGGTTGAAGCAAACCCGAGTCACCGGGTCCCCTGAGCTGATGGCAGTGGGTTATTCACAGCTTGCAGGAGCCAGACAGCCACGTTTAACGTCCCCCACGTCACAAGGGCATGGCACAGCTCCGACACGAGGTGACAGCGAGACATCTCCTCCATGCACACACAGCACGGGCGCTCGCGGACGCGCAGACGGCAACACAGGGCTCTTCCACCCTGGCAGCAACACTCTCCCTGAAGGCTTGGccaggggaaactgaggcacgagGCAGCTGAAGTGACACAGCCAAGGTCATGCAGCGTGTTGGTGGCACAGCAGTCCCTCCGTTTCTTGGTGTTATGCTCCACCCGGCACCGGGGCTTTGAGACAGAGCCGAGCCTGATGCCTCCTTGGCCCCCCTGAGAatctctcccttgccttgcttCCAGCAGGATTTAGCCCAAATCCCACCTTCAAATGGCAGCCAGCCCCTTCTCCCCTGACACTGCTGCAGAGCTCGCAGACACGGGGAAGGGACACAcccacagacagacacacggcTCTTAAGGTGCTCCATGCAGGTGAGCACAAGCCCCCCCAGACTGGCACAAGTTTCCTGGGCAGAGGCCAAGCCTTGGCATCTCACCTGGGGAGGATCCAGCCTTCCTGGGTCCCGGGCAGGCCCTGCGGTAGACTCGGCTGCAATCCTTCTCAAAGGTCTCCTGGTTCTGCAGCAGACGCTTGATGTCCTGGAAGAAAtccttcaccagcaccagcatctCGTAGGGGGAGGTGGTGAACTCCTTGAAGCACATCTGTGAGAGCTGGAGAAAGCGCCAGGCTCAGCATCAGCTCCGTGACTGCCCGGTGTCACCCCACGGATCCCACAGTGCTCCCAAGGCAGGATTTGCTCTCCTTGTGGCTCTGTGTCCATGCacaccccagctctgctctgctccacagccctgccacacacccagcccagggtgctctgGACATCCCATTTCACCCCAGAGTGCTCTGGACATCCCATTTCACCCCAGGATGAGGACCCAGGCCCAAACCCCCACAAAGCTGGGGACACAGTACCGTTCtctcctcatcatcctcatccctgATGCAGGGGTCCACACTCTCATCGATGCGGTTGTACATCCTGCGCACCGTCTGCATCTTCCGGGCATTGGACGAGTTCTCCTTGAACTCTGTTCGCTCCAGGATCTTGCCCATCAGGGGAAAGGCAGCTTTCACATAGCAGATGGAGTCATTCTGCAAGGATACAGACCCACCAAAAAGTGACAGTGGTTACTGGATGGGCATCCCACTCTGCCGGGGGGGAACTGAAGCACAGAGacacaaaatcccacaggatGCCCTAACTGGGACTTGGAAGCCACCTGGCCAAGCAGGATGGGTCCCTCCTGGGCTGTCTCCTGCAAAGGGAGACGCGagggggagatttgggatctggggacCTCCCGCCAAGcaccagccagccctgctccctgtgccctaCTGTCCCCAGCAAGAAACCACTCACCAACTGCATCTTGTCAATGAACTTGAAGGAGACCCTGCCCGGGTGCTGCATCTGGGTGTCAGCCTGGAAGGACAAAGCAGGATGTCACCCCACATCCCCATGGACAAcgctggggctgagcagccccagatATGCCGTGCTCTGGGAACAAAGAGCCTGAGACCACCAAATCCACAGGGCTAGGAGGACTTCACTCCCATTCCTGCTTcatcccatcctcctcctcctcctcctcctcctcctcctcacacagGCACATCCTTAAGGTCGATGCAGTGGCAGGAGTGAGCTCAGGATCCCTGCTCCCATCAGGATGTTGCACTCCCCAAACAGAGACCTTCTCCTGCCTTTCTCTGCCTGCTCCCACCCcgcctctcttcctcctcctcctcctcctcctcctcctcctcctcctcttcctgcccGAGCCACAGCAGAACCCAGCCCTACTTAATTCTCCTCGGGGCTCCCCCGCACCACTCTCTCCTCTAAATGCAGGCTGCGAAAGAGCATCCTGCCGTGCCGGAGGTGGCCGTGACACCAGGGTCACATTCCCCGGGATCACACAGCGCCGGGGTCCCACACGCAGCGCTGCCGGCCGCCCATGCCACCACCCTTTCCAAGGGGAGGAAAAGCCCACCCTAACCCCAACCGAACGCTCTCCTCCGGCCTGGcatcccaggctgggagggagAGGGCTGGCAGAATTGCCGGCCGGCGGTTCTCCTCCTAGCCTGGGATGCCGTCCCGGAAACAATTGCTCCATTATCCTGCAGGCGCTGGAGCCAGGGCCAGCTCCTCCATCAGCGACGAGAGGGCTACAATCCCCAGCAGGAAAACCACTTCTTCCATTCAAACCTGCTCCATCCCCTTTCTCCCGGAGCCGCGGACCCAATTTGAAACCCCGGGGCGGAGAGCAAAGgctccagggctgtggagaGGGCTCGGCAGAGGAAGCCGAGCTCGCCCAGAGCGGCTCCCGGGGCCGCAGATCGGTGGTTAAAGAGGAAGAGGTGAAGCGAGCCCGGACACGGCGCTTACAGAGCTCGGAGCGGAGCTCCCGGGGGCTCGGAGGCGCCGCTCGCGTCTCTCGCCCGCACACCCCTCTTGCTGCAGGCGGAATTTAATCTGCGACAACCCTGCAAATCCCTGCGTGCCCCCGATTCCCGCTTCTCCCCTGAACATCCGCGTGATTCCCCGCTCGGAGGTGAGCCAAGGGCCACGGAGAGAGAGATACGGCCCCGGCAGCTGTATCCGATGGGGCCAGGGCTGGCCGTGCTCCGGGGAACCCAGAGCTGCCCACGGGCCACACGGGCTGACGGCCCCATCGCCCAGCCCGCTCGGCTCCATCGCCCGGCCGGGCCCCCCTCGCTGCCTGCCACCCACCCACAGCCCCGTTGCCAGCCCAGCTTCCAGGCAAGCAGCTGGACTCAGGAATGCAGCCGGATTCCTCCGCTTAACCCCTGCGCAGCCGCCCAGAAAGCACCACAGCCCGCAGCGCCGGCCCCTCCGCTGCTTCCCCAGCGCCCCTGCAGCCACCCGGCCTCACTCGTGTCCCCTTCCCGGCCTCGCTCCTGCTGCCGTCTTCCCTCGTTCCTCCTGTCGTCACTTTTCCATGGCCACCCTTGATAAAGTCACAACATCtgtcacccccccccccccggtgCCCGCTCGTCCCTTGTGCCCACGGATGCTCAGCTCCTGGGTACCGCCACTTCTCTAGGGAAGCTGAAATTCACCCCATTTCCTTATTTCAGCACTAAATAAGAGCTGGTTTGTGGCCGTCTGGCCCCAGATGTGTGGTGGCCCCACCGCACCGCCCCGGGAGGACACtcaccagctcctccagctcggCCAGGTGCCTCTCCGTGATGATCTGCTGGCAGTAGCTGTTCTGCTCCGTCTCATGGATGCGGAgtaggaggaggagaagggatgtCAGCAGGGAGCAGCGGAGCAGGCACACCTGAGCACGACACAGGAAAAGTTGGAAGCAGGGATAAGCCACACGCACGCCAagccccctgcccctctccaccATCCCCCAGCGTGACCACCTCTGTGGTAGCCGGGGCTTGGCCACGGTCCAGCAGGATAATGCCACTGTGGTCCTCCAACCCCGTGCCTATCCCCATCCTGCTATTTTTAGGAGCAGCAGGTCAGCAGGGAATTTCCCAAGGCCCGGTGACACAAGCCTGGAAGTGGCTTTTGGCCACCTCTACATTCCCGATCCAgcccctttcccctctcccacaCCATTTCTCCGTCTCTCCTGCAAATCTCCTCCTCCACCCTGGCTCTCCAGAGCCCATCTGACACACTGACCCACccatccccaaaaattctcttcccaccctccagacccccccagcTGCACCCGCCGGGCTCTTTccatgcagcagctctggccttgtcccaaatttccctcccaaTCCCCCTGCAAAGAAGCGGGGAGGCCCCGATGCGTGGCGGGACCCCTGTGAGAAACGGGGCTTGTCGCAGAGCCAAGACTGCCGAGGTGGGGGTGAAGGGGACCCTCGGGCGGGTGTGCACCCCCGTCTCCCGGGGCACCGGCAGGGAGAGGGTGCCTGGGTGATGGGTGGGGGGGAATTTCCCTTGGATGATGTCCAGGAATCCTCCCCTCTTGTGAAACTCCAAGATGCCGCCCGGGCCACCGCCGCGATGTGGCCACGGCTGAACGGAGCCTCACCCCGCCGGGAACGGGCTGGGGACGGGGCTGGAGCCGGGAACGGGGCTGGAGCCGGGGACCGGGAAGAGGCTTCACCCCGCGGGTTCGGGGCTGGGACCGAGGACCGAGACGGGGCTGGAGCCTCATCGCGCAGGTCCGGGAATGGAGCCGGGGCTGCAGCATCCCCCCGCCGGGGACGGGGCTGGGGCCCGGGACCGGCCGGGAATGGAGCCGGGGCTGCAGCATCCCCCCGCCGGGGACGGGGCCGGGGCCCGGGACCGGCCGGGAATGGAGCCGGGGCTGCAGCATCCCCCCGCCGGGGACGGGGCCGGGGCCCGGGACCGGCCGGGAATGGAGCCGGGGCCTCCCCGCGGCGGGACCGGGAATCGTGACGGGGCTGGAGCCGGGAACCGGGGCTGGAGCCGCGGCTTCAGCCAGCGGCTCCGGGGCTGGCACCGCCAACCGGGGCGGGGCTGGATCATCCCCCGCGggagccgggaccccccggaGAAGGGGACCCACCACGGGAGCACGGGGACAACCGGGGCTGCCGCTCCCGCGGGGACCCCGCACAGGTGGCAGCGGGGGCCGGGTTGAGGGGGGGTCTCCGCGGCCGTGGG from Poecile atricapillus isolate bPoeAtr1 chromosome 23, bPoeAtr1.hap1, whole genome shotgun sequence includes the following:
- the CSF1 gene encoding macrophage colony-stimulating factor 1 isoform X2, producing MGIGTGLEDHSGIILLDRGQAPATTEVCLLRCSLLTSLLLLLLRIHETEQNSYCQQIITERHLAELEELADTQMQHPGRVSFKFIDKMQLNDSICYVKAAFPLMGKILERTEFKENSSNARKMQTVRRMYNRIDESVDPCIRDEDDEERTMCFKEFTTSPYEMLVLVKDFFQDIKRLLQNQETFEKDCSRVYRRACPGPRKAGSSPGVGTDPDCNCLSPALPSATQPSLSAAAGRDMAPASSRVPSSLLHATLADLEAPSQPPSSTDGGSGTEEVLGAGVGDTALALAPGMKQTAPASSAEALQDPAGTLSLALGDIPVLRGDGELVEWGTGHLPQDPGQQWGGSILPDQPGGLSTTPPTASPSAGSTGGGARIRPEAASEPVTQLRFSRMAPELRAPGHPRDRAWGWGLSRLRGPEDGGGPGPSFDSGFVLGAEQRRKEPPAREGRQEPLIYITVASVVAVLLATGGLLFYKYKSRVLGRPLEDGGCDPEEPERRALQGARECSELETQDL
- the CSF1 gene encoding macrophage colony-stimulating factor 1 isoform X4, whose product is MPRLGAKVCLLRCSLLTSLLLLLLRIHETEQNSYCQQIITERHLAELEELADTQMQHPGRVSFKFIDKMQLNDSICYVKAAFPLMGKILERTEFKENSSNARKMQTVRRMYNRIDESVDPCIRDEDDEERTLSQMCFKEFTTSPYEMLVLVKDFFQDIKRLLQNQETFEKDCSRVYRRACPGPRKAGSSPEQRRKEPPAREGRQEPLIYITVASVVAVLLATGGLLFYKYKSRVLGRPLEDGGCDPEEPERRALQGARECSELETQDL
- the CSF1 gene encoding macrophage colony-stimulating factor 1 isoform X3, yielding MPRLGAKVCLLRCSLLTSLLLLLLRIHETEQNSYCQQIITERHLAELEELADTQMQHPGRVSFKFIDKMQLNDSICYVKAAFPLMGKILERTEFKENSSNARKMQTVRRMYNRIDESVDPCIRDEDDEERTLSQMCFKEFTTSPYEMLVLVKDFFQDIKRLLQNQETFEKDCSRVYRRACPGPRKAGSSPGVGTDPDCNCLSPALPSATQPSLSAAAGRDMAPASSRVPSSLLHATLADLEAPSQPPSSTDGGSGTEEVLGAGVGDTALALAPGMKQTAPASSAEALQDPAGTLSLALGDIPVLRGDGELVEWGTGHLPQDPGQQWGGSILPDQPGGLSTTPPTASPSAGSTGGGARIRPEAASEPVTQLRFSRMAPELRAPGHPRDRAWGWGLSRLRGPEDGGGPGPSFDSGFVLGAEQRRKEPPAREGRQEPLIYITVASVVAVLLATGGLLFYKYKSRVLGRPLEDGGCDPEEPERRALQGARECSELETQDL
- the CSF1 gene encoding macrophage colony-stimulating factor 1 isoform X1, coding for MGIGTGLEDHSGIILLDRGQAPATTEVCLLRCSLLTSLLLLLLRIHETEQNSYCQQIITERHLAELEELADTQMQHPGRVSFKFIDKMQLNDSICYVKAAFPLMGKILERTEFKENSSNARKMQTVRRMYNRIDESVDPCIRDEDDEERTLSQMCFKEFTTSPYEMLVLVKDFFQDIKRLLQNQETFEKDCSRVYRRACPGPRKAGSSPGVGTDPDCNCLSPALPSATQPSLSAAAGRDMAPASSRVPSSLLHATLADLEAPSQPPSSTDGGSGTEEVLGAGVGDTALALAPGMKQTAPASSAEALQDPAGTLSLALGDIPVLRGDGELVEWGTGHLPQDPGQQWGGSILPDQPGGLSTTPPTASPSAGSTGGGARIRPEAASEPVTQLRFSRMAPELRAPGHPRDRAWGWGLSRLRGPEDGGGPGPSFDSGFVLGAEQRRKEPPAREGRQEPLIYITVASVVAVLLATGGLLFYKYKSRVLGRPLEDGGCDPEEPERRALQGARECSELETQDL